A DNA window from Hordeum vulgare subsp. vulgare chromosome 1H, MorexV3_pseudomolecules_assembly, whole genome shotgun sequence contains the following coding sequences:
- the LOC123431974 gene encoding pseudouridine kinase isoform X3: protein MSTPPAVPMTAAAAAAAASSSRRRMEAVRRHLLPRPPPVLSLNQLSAAEAGESPVIIGGMVLDIHAKPSVPPHPGTTVPGMVKYIGGGVARNIAECMAKLGTQPHMISVIGDDMAGDFLLKYWRVAGLCTDGILQVPDVTTPVVSNVFDRNGELFAGVASVQAVETFLTPSWIYQFYRRISTAPLLMLDANLSPESLQAACKTYESGVPVLFEPVSVVKSSRIAPIAEHITCTSPNEIELVAMANALSTPGKFNLVKLEQCNNKAESVDYLFEMLSPAMFFLLEKGIKLLLVTLGSNGVFICCREHVNFIKDQKRCKVTPFSTQLLEKLEGCFLSSTPVNLSREGSSRTCVFHLPATSASVVSLTGAGDCLVGGFLSSLCGGLDIMQSVAVGIAVAKASVESEANIPADFSAASIADDARRTLLSARQIWCQ, encoded by the exons ATGTCGACGCCCCCGGCCGTCCCCatgaccgccgccgccgccgccgccgccgcctcgtcttCCCGCCGGAGGATGGAGGCCGTCCGCCGCCATCTCCTCCCTCGGCCGCCGCCCGTCCTTAGCTTG AATCAGCTAAGCGCCGCGGAGGCAGGAGAGAGCCCGGTGATCATCGGCGGAATGGTGCTGGACATCCACGCGAAGCCATCCGTGCCGCCACATCCTGGCACCACCGTTCCTGGGATG GTTAAGTACATCGGTGGGGGAGTAGCTAGAAATATTGCTGAGTGCATGGCTAAGCTTGGGACTCAACCACACATGATTAGTGTCATTGGAGATGATATGGCAG GGGATTTCCTATTGAAGTACTGGAGGGTAGCTGGACTATGTACAGATG GAATACTGCAGGTTCCTGATGTTACAACCCCAGTAGTATCAAATGTATTTGATCGGAATGGAGAATTATTTGCTGGCGTCGCGAGTGTGCAAGCAGTT GAAACTTTTCTTACCCCTAGCTGGATATATCAGTTCTACCGCCGTATCTCCACTGCACCACTACTAATGCTTGATGCCAATTTATCTCCTGAGTCACTTCAAGCTGCATGCAAAA CATATGAATCAGGGGTGCCTGTGTTATTTGAGCCTGTCTCGGTGGTAAAAAGTTCAAGAATCGCGCCAATTGCAGAACAT ATAACATGCACTTCCCCGAATGAGATTGAGCTTGTTGCCATGGCAAACGCACTGTCTACTCCTGGGAAATTTAACCTTGTCAAACTGGAGCAGTGCAACAACAAAGCGGAATCTGTAGATTACTTGTTTGAAATGCTCAGCCCGGCAATGTTTTTTCTTCTCgaaaagggcatcaagcttctcctGGTGACACTTGGCTCGAATGGTGTTTTCATATGTTGCAGAGAGCACGTCAACTTTATAAAGGATCAGAAAAGGTGTAAAGTGACGCCTTTCTCAACTCAGCTACTTGAAAAATTGGAGGGATGTTTTCTATCCAGCACGCCTGTTAATTTGTCCAGAGAAGGCTCTTCCAGAACTTGTGTTTTCCATTTACCTGCAACATCTGCCTCAGTGGTCAGCCTCACAGGTGCGGGCGATTGTTTGGTTGGGGGCTTCCTTTCATCTTTATGTGGGGGATTGGATATTATGCAAAGTGTTGCAGTTGGGATTGCTGTAGCAAAGGCATCTGTTGAATCTGAAGCTAACATACCTGCCGATTTTTCTGCTGCAAGCATCGCAG ATGATGCAAGAAGGACGCTACTCTCAGCTAGACAAATATGGTGCCAGTAA
- the LOC123431974 gene encoding pseudouridine kinase isoform X2 yields MSTPPAVPMTAAAAAAAASSSRRRMEAVRRHLLPRPPPVLSLNQLSAAEAGESPVIIGGMVLDIHAKPSVPPHPGTTVPGMVKYIGGGVARNIAECMAKLGTQPHMISVIGDDMAGDFLLKYWRVAGLCTDGILQVPDVTTPVVSNVFDRNGELFAGVASVQAVETFLTPSWIYQFYRRISTAPLLMLDANLSPESLQAACKIAYESGVPVLFEPVSVVKSSRIAPIAEHITCTSPNEIELVAMANALSTPGKFNLVKLEQCNNKAESVDYLFEMLSPAMFFLLEKGIKLLLVTLGSNGVFICCREHVNFIKDQKRCKVTPFSTQLLEKLEGCFLSSTPVNLSREGSSRTCVFHLPATSASVVSLTGAGDCLVGGFLSSLCGGLDIMQSVAVGIAVAKASVESEANIPADFSAASIADDARRTLLSARQIWCQ; encoded by the exons ATGTCGACGCCCCCGGCCGTCCCCatgaccgccgccgccgccgccgccgccgcctcgtcttCCCGCCGGAGGATGGAGGCCGTCCGCCGCCATCTCCTCCCTCGGCCGCCGCCCGTCCTTAGCTTG AATCAGCTAAGCGCCGCGGAGGCAGGAGAGAGCCCGGTGATCATCGGCGGAATGGTGCTGGACATCCACGCGAAGCCATCCGTGCCGCCACATCCTGGCACCACCGTTCCTGGGATG GTTAAGTACATCGGTGGGGGAGTAGCTAGAAATATTGCTGAGTGCATGGCTAAGCTTGGGACTCAACCACACATGATTAGTGTCATTGGAGATGATATGGCAG GGGATTTCCTATTGAAGTACTGGAGGGTAGCTGGACTATGTACAGATG GAATACTGCAGGTTCCTGATGTTACAACCCCAGTAGTATCAAATGTATTTGATCGGAATGGAGAATTATTTGCTGGCGTCGCGAGTGTGCAAGCAGTT GAAACTTTTCTTACCCCTAGCTGGATATATCAGTTCTACCGCCGTATCTCCACTGCACCACTACTAATGCTTGATGCCAATTTATCTCCTGAGTCACTTCAAGCTGCATGCAAAA TAGCATATGAATCAGGGGTGCCTGTGTTATTTGAGCCTGTCTCGGTGGTAAAAAGTTCAAGAATCGCGCCAATTGCAGAACAT ATAACATGCACTTCCCCGAATGAGATTGAGCTTGTTGCCATGGCAAACGCACTGTCTACTCCTGGGAAATTTAACCTTGTCAAACTGGAGCAGTGCAACAACAAAGCGGAATCTGTAGATTACTTGTTTGAAATGCTCAGCCCGGCAATGTTTTTTCTTCTCgaaaagggcatcaagcttctcctGGTGACACTTGGCTCGAATGGTGTTTTCATATGTTGCAGAGAGCACGTCAACTTTATAAAGGATCAGAAAAGGTGTAAAGTGACGCCTTTCTCAACTCAGCTACTTGAAAAATTGGAGGGATGTTTTCTATCCAGCACGCCTGTTAATTTGTCCAGAGAAGGCTCTTCCAGAACTTGTGTTTTCCATTTACCTGCAACATCTGCCTCAGTGGTCAGCCTCACAGGTGCGGGCGATTGTTTGGTTGGGGGCTTCCTTTCATCTTTATGTGGGGGATTGGATATTATGCAAAGTGTTGCAGTTGGGATTGCTGTAGCAAAGGCATCTGTTGAATCTGAAGCTAACATACCTGCCGATTTTTCTGCTGCAAGCATCGCAG ATGATGCAAGAAGGACGCTACTCTCAGCTAGACAAATATGGTGCCAGTAA
- the LOC123431974 gene encoding pseudouridine kinase isoform X1 — protein sequence MSTPPAVPMTAAAAAAAASSSRRRMEAVRRHLLPRPPPVLSLNQLSAAEAGESPVIIGGMVLDIHAKPSVPPHPGTTVPGMVKYIGGGVARNIAECMAKLGTQPHMISVIGDDMAGDFLLKYWRVAGLCTDGILQVPDVTTPVVSNVFDRNGELFAGVASVQAVETFLTPSWIYQFYRRISTAPLLMLDANLSPESLQAACKRSKFSDKHYVVLFVSVAYESGVPVLFEPVSVVKSSRIAPIAEHITCTSPNEIELVAMANALSTPGKFNLVKLEQCNNKAESVDYLFEMLSPAMFFLLEKGIKLLLVTLGSNGVFICCREHVNFIKDQKRCKVTPFSTQLLEKLEGCFLSSTPVNLSREGSSRTCVFHLPATSASVVSLTGAGDCLVGGFLSSLCGGLDIMQSVAVGIAVAKASVESEANIPADFSAASIADDARRTLLSARQIWCQ from the exons ATGTCGACGCCCCCGGCCGTCCCCatgaccgccgccgccgccgccgccgccgcctcgtcttCCCGCCGGAGGATGGAGGCCGTCCGCCGCCATCTCCTCCCTCGGCCGCCGCCCGTCCTTAGCTTG AATCAGCTAAGCGCCGCGGAGGCAGGAGAGAGCCCGGTGATCATCGGCGGAATGGTGCTGGACATCCACGCGAAGCCATCCGTGCCGCCACATCCTGGCACCACCGTTCCTGGGATG GTTAAGTACATCGGTGGGGGAGTAGCTAGAAATATTGCTGAGTGCATGGCTAAGCTTGGGACTCAACCACACATGATTAGTGTCATTGGAGATGATATGGCAG GGGATTTCCTATTGAAGTACTGGAGGGTAGCTGGACTATGTACAGATG GAATACTGCAGGTTCCTGATGTTACAACCCCAGTAGTATCAAATGTATTTGATCGGAATGGAGAATTATTTGCTGGCGTCGCGAGTGTGCAAGCAGTT GAAACTTTTCTTACCCCTAGCTGGATATATCAGTTCTACCGCCGTATCTCCACTGCACCACTACTAATGCTTGATGCCAATTTATCTCCTGAGTCACTTCAAGCTGCATGCAAAA GGTCAAAATTTAGTGATAAACACTATGTTGTGTTATTTGTTTCAGTAGCATATGAATCAGGGGTGCCTGTGTTATTTGAGCCTGTCTCGGTGGTAAAAAGTTCAAGAATCGCGCCAATTGCAGAACAT ATAACATGCACTTCCCCGAATGAGATTGAGCTTGTTGCCATGGCAAACGCACTGTCTACTCCTGGGAAATTTAACCTTGTCAAACTGGAGCAGTGCAACAACAAAGCGGAATCTGTAGATTACTTGTTTGAAATGCTCAGCCCGGCAATGTTTTTTCTTCTCgaaaagggcatcaagcttctcctGGTGACACTTGGCTCGAATGGTGTTTTCATATGTTGCAGAGAGCACGTCAACTTTATAAAGGATCAGAAAAGGTGTAAAGTGACGCCTTTCTCAACTCAGCTACTTGAAAAATTGGAGGGATGTTTTCTATCCAGCACGCCTGTTAATTTGTCCAGAGAAGGCTCTTCCAGAACTTGTGTTTTCCATTTACCTGCAACATCTGCCTCAGTGGTCAGCCTCACAGGTGCGGGCGATTGTTTGGTTGGGGGCTTCCTTTCATCTTTATGTGGGGGATTGGATATTATGCAAAGTGTTGCAGTTGGGATTGCTGTAGCAAAGGCATCTGTTGAATCTGAAGCTAACATACCTGCCGATTTTTCTGCTGCAAGCATCGCAG ATGATGCAAGAAGGACGCTACTCTCAGCTAGACAAATATGGTGCCAGTAA